The following nucleotide sequence is from Actinomycetes bacterium.
GGCGGCGCAGCGTGGTCGCGCTGGCGGTCGAGGACCGCGGCGACGAGCCGGGGAGGGTGCGAATGCAGCAGGTGGCAGGCGGGACGGCCGGCCTGGCCGCGTTCGTTGCCTGGGCGGTGGAGCCCGGCGCCGTGGTCCGCACGGCCGACTCCGGGCTCGTCGGCGTCCTGCGTGAGCGGGGCTACACGGCCCAGCCGCGCGGCCGGGCCGAGCGGCGGTCCCTGGCCTTCGTCGACCTGGTTTCCCGCCTGCTCAGACGGTGGCTTGCCGGGACCCACCAGGGCGCGGCGTCACCGGCCCAGCTGGACTGGTACCTGGACGAGTTCACCTTCCGGTTCAACCGGCGCTCGGCCACCCACCGCGGCCTGCTGTTCTACCGGCTCATCGAGGAGGCGGTGGTTACGCCGCCGCTTCCCTACGGCGCGATCGCCGGCGCACGTTCGGAACGCATCGGACAGGCCGGACTGGAGCCAAGGGGATAGCGATATAGCGGCGCGGCGAAGGGCGAAAACCCAGCTTGACGTGGACGCCCAATAGGCAGAACATATGTTTTGTTCGAACGTATGTTCGAGCGCAGCTCGACGCAACGCGCGCTGTTCACGTGAAGGGGAAGC
It contains:
- a CDS encoding IS1595 family transposase; protein product: MPEPGRDYPRTWAEFCELFPDDDACARYLERLSWPDGFVCPACGAVARQPWRGSRRRLVCPSCQHQTTVTSGTLFQGTRTPLSCWFTAAWMIATAEQGVSAADLQRRLGLASYETAWMLLHRYRRAMVRSGRPRLSGVVEVGETPVGRRSVVALAVEDRGDEPGRVRMQQVAGGTAGLAAFVAWAVEPGAVVRTADSGLVGVLRERGYTAQPRGRAERRSLAFVDLVSRLLRRWLAGTHQGAASPAQLDWYLDEFTFRFNRRSATHRGLLFYRLIEEAVVTPPLPYGAIAGARSERIGQAGLEPRG